The following proteins are encoded in a genomic region of Spirosoma sp. SC4-14:
- a CDS encoding efflux RND transporter periplasmic adaptor subunit: MKRWIAIVLVVGTLGGIIYYNKVLHPAPGATPGGGGKGGSEKGGKGGPGGGGPASVNAFVVVRKNLQEDIVSGGSLLAAEQVDIYPEISARITQLNIHEGQPVKKGDLLVKLFDADLRAQLLKLQAQSENARRTEERNKQLLARGGISQQEYDIATTNLSSSLADIELVKANLQRTEIHAPFSGIIGLRNVSVGAVVSPNTLIARLQQTSSLKLDFSIPEKYASAVHNGSTISFLIDGSNQPSHAVVYAIEPGIEEQTRNLRIRARVNNTSSRFRPGTFARVTLTIQNEQSLVVPTQAVIPQTRTNQVIMVKNGKAVFKDVKTGLRTAGLIQVLSGLSVGDTIATTGLLFLKPDAPVKVGKVVSLTENGPKVAAN, from the coding sequence GAACACTTGGCGGGATTATTTATTATAACAAAGTGTTACACCCCGCACCCGGAGCTACTCCTGGAGGTGGTGGCAAAGGAGGCTCCGAGAAAGGTGGAAAAGGCGGCCCTGGCGGGGGTGGTCCTGCCAGTGTAAATGCCTTTGTGGTTGTCCGAAAAAACCTTCAGGAAGATATTGTTTCGGGCGGATCACTACTAGCCGCTGAACAGGTCGACATCTATCCAGAAATTTCGGCCCGCATTACCCAATTGAACATCCACGAAGGGCAACCCGTTAAAAAAGGTGACTTGCTGGTAAAACTCTTTGATGCCGATTTACGGGCCCAGCTACTTAAACTACAGGCACAATCCGAAAATGCCCGCCGAACCGAAGAACGCAATAAACAACTGCTGGCCCGTGGTGGTATCAGCCAACAGGAATATGACATTGCAACCACCAACTTAAGCTCATCGCTCGCTGACATTGAATTAGTAAAAGCAAACCTGCAACGGACCGAAATCCACGCTCCTTTTTCGGGTATCATTGGTTTGCGAAACGTAAGCGTTGGCGCTGTTGTGTCGCCCAACACCCTCATTGCCCGGCTTCAGCAAACGTCGTCGCTTAAACTCGATTTCTCCATTCCCGAAAAATACGCTTCGGCTGTACACAATGGAAGTACTATTTCGTTTTTAATAGACGGGAGCAATCAACCTAGCCATGCAGTAGTTTATGCAATTGAACCAGGCATTGAAGAACAAACCCGTAACCTGCGTATCAGAGCCCGGGTCAACAATACATCGTCTCGTTTTCGGCCTGGCACATTCGCTCGCGTTACGCTGACCATTCAGAACGAACAAAGTCTGGTTGTGCCTACCCAGGCCGTTATTCCACAAACACGAACCAATCAGGTAATTATGGTTAAAAACGGGAAAGCGGTCTTCAAAGATGTTAAAACAGGACTTCGTACGGCCGGGCTCATTCAGGTGCTTTCGGGCCTGAGCGTTGGCGATACCATTGCTACCACCGGTTTATTATTCCTCAAACCCGATGCTCCCGTTAAAGTGGGTAAAGTAGTTAGTTTAACTGAAAATGGCCCCAAAGTAGCGGCAAACTGA
- a CDS encoding efflux RND transporter permease subunit — translation MSLPELSLSRPVFAMVMSIVVVLFGVIGFTFLGVREYPAIDPPVISVRTSYTGANPEIIESQITEPIEKSLNSIEGIRTISSNSSLGSSNITVEFNLDADLEQAANDVRDKVSQAQRQLPQDIDAPPVVTKADANSDPIIFLNVQSTTRSPIQLSDYAENVLQERLQTIPGVSQANIYGLKRQAMRLWIDPIKLSAYRLTSQDIQNALTAQNVELPGGKVYGNNTELTVKAVGRLTTEDDFNNLILRQTSNQIIRFKDVGYATLGPENEETISKQNGNVGVILALIPQPGANYVSIADEFYKRFDQLKKDVPEDIILVVGTDRSIFIKRAIEEVGETLLISFILVVLVIYLFFRDWLIAFRPLIDIPVSLIGAFFIMYVADFSINVLTLLGIVLATGLVVDDGIVVTENIFKKIEEGMETKQAAKEGSNEIFFAVISTSITLAIVFLPIIFLQGFVGRLFREFGIVVAGAVLISAFVSLTLTPVLSVKLTSKNHGRSWFYRKTEPFFEWLDESYRQSLSSFMKKRRWAFMMIGVCLAIIFGIGSQLKSELAPLEDRGRTRISITSPEGTSFEAQSALTDRVLDFVLDSIPENKLAFSVVAPGFSAAGAVNSSFVMVNMVDADKRKRSQQEVVDYLTKNLKKFSEARMFATQDQTIQVGRGGGLPVQFVIQNLNFEKLREKLPTFLDEVQKDPTFQTSDVDLKFNKPELNISIDREKATNLGVSVQDVAQTLQLALSNRRLAYFLMNGKQYQVIGQVDRGDRDEPVDLASFYVRSSQGQLIQLDNLVRFQEVSSPPQVYHYNRFKSATVSAGLAPGKTVGDGVAAMQAIAARTLDNTFQTALSGPSRDYAESSSNTLFAFGLALVLIYLVLAAQFDSFIDPFIIMMTVPLALAGAVFSLWMFNQTLNIFSQIGIIMLVGLVTKNGILIVEFANEQRLAGKNKIDAALESAALRLRPILMTTLVAAFGALPLAMALGSASKSRVPLGIVIVGGLLFSLILTLYVVPVIYTYMTRRKDVPQTDQENTKKLNGRPTGDTTKPEEVQVQL, via the coding sequence ATGAGTCTCCCCGAACTAAGTTTAAGTCGGCCCGTATTTGCGATGGTGATGTCTATCGTTGTCGTCCTATTCGGTGTGATTGGCTTTACGTTCCTCGGTGTGCGCGAATATCCGGCCATTGACCCGCCGGTTATTTCAGTACGAACAAGCTATACGGGTGCTAACCCCGAGATCATTGAATCGCAGATTACCGAACCAATCGAAAAGTCGCTCAACAGTATCGAAGGCATTCGGACAATCTCATCGAATAGTTCGCTGGGGTCCAGCAATATTACGGTCGAGTTCAATCTGGACGCCGATCTCGAACAGGCGGCCAACGACGTTCGCGACAAAGTATCGCAGGCACAGCGGCAATTGCCTCAGGATATTGATGCTCCTCCGGTTGTCACTAAAGCCGATGCAAACTCCGATCCAATTATTTTTCTGAATGTTCAGAGCACCACACGCAGCCCAATTCAGCTATCCGACTATGCCGAAAACGTGCTTCAGGAGCGGTTGCAGACCATACCCGGTGTTAGTCAGGCCAATATTTATGGGCTCAAGCGGCAGGCGATGCGCCTGTGGATCGACCCAATCAAACTGTCGGCTTATCGGTTGACTTCGCAGGATATTCAGAATGCCCTGACCGCCCAAAATGTTGAACTGCCCGGAGGTAAAGTCTACGGAAACAATACTGAATTGACCGTAAAAGCCGTTGGCCGTCTGACTACCGAAGACGATTTCAATAACCTCATTCTCCGGCAAACCAGCAATCAGATTATTCGGTTTAAGGATGTGGGATATGCAACACTCGGCCCCGAAAACGAAGAAACGATCTCCAAACAAAATGGAAACGTGGGCGTCATTCTGGCCTTGATCCCTCAGCCGGGTGCCAATTACGTTAGTATTGCCGATGAGTTTTACAAACGATTCGATCAGTTAAAGAAGGACGTCCCAGAAGATATTATTCTGGTAGTTGGTACTGATCGCAGCATATTCATCAAGCGCGCTATCGAAGAAGTAGGCGAAACGCTGCTGATATCGTTTATTCTCGTCGTTCTGGTCATTTACCTTTTCTTCCGCGACTGGCTGATTGCGTTTCGTCCGTTGATCGACATTCCGGTGTCGTTGATTGGTGCCTTTTTTATTATGTACGTTGCCGATTTCAGTATCAACGTACTAACGCTGCTTGGTATCGTGCTGGCAACGGGTCTGGTGGTAGACGATGGCATTGTGGTCACAGAAAACATCTTTAAGAAAATTGAAGAAGGGATGGAGACGAAACAGGCTGCTAAAGAAGGCTCCAACGAGATTTTCTTTGCCGTTATTTCGACTTCGATCACGCTGGCGATTGTGTTCCTGCCCATTATTTTCCTACAGGGATTTGTAGGTCGTTTGTTCCGTGAGTTTGGTATTGTGGTAGCCGGAGCTGTTTTAATCTCGGCCTTCGTTTCGCTGACCCTAACCCCCGTACTAAGTGTAAAACTAACCAGTAAAAATCACGGTCGCTCCTGGTTTTACCGGAAAACGGAACCATTCTTTGAATGGCTCGACGAGAGCTATCGCCAGTCGCTCAGTAGTTTTATGAAGAAACGTCGCTGGGCCTTTATGATGATTGGCGTATGTTTAGCGATCATCTTCGGCATAGGTTCGCAGCTTAAGTCAGAATTGGCTCCTCTGGAAGACCGTGGCCGTACGCGCATTAGCATCACATCGCCCGAAGGAACAAGTTTTGAAGCGCAATCGGCGCTGACCGACCGCGTGCTGGACTTTGTGCTGGACTCCATACCCGAAAATAAGCTGGCATTCAGCGTTGTGGCACCAGGCTTCTCGGCTGCTGGTGCCGTTAACTCGTCGTTCGTGATGGTGAACATGGTCGATGCCGACAAACGGAAACGATCGCAACAGGAGGTTGTCGATTATCTGACCAAAAACCTGAAAAAGTTTAGCGAAGCTCGGATGTTTGCCACACAGGATCAGACCATTCAGGTAGGTCGGGGCGGTGGCTTGCCCGTTCAGTTTGTGATTCAGAACCTGAATTTCGAAAAACTGCGGGAAAAACTGCCTACGTTCCTCGACGAGGTTCAAAAAGACCCGACTTTCCAGACCTCCGATGTCGATCTGAAGTTCAACAAACCCGAACTTAATATTTCGATCGACCGGGAGAAAGCTACCAATCTGGGTGTTTCGGTTCAGGATGTAGCGCAGACGTTGCAGTTGGCACTTAGTAACCGCCGACTGGCCTACTTCCTGATGAACGGAAAACAATATCAGGTGATTGGTCAGGTAGACCGGGGCGACCGCGATGAACCTGTCGATCTGGCTTCGTTCTACGTGCGCTCAAGTCAGGGGCAGTTGATTCAGCTAGACAACCTCGTTAGATTTCAGGAAGTAAGTAGCCCTCCGCAGGTGTACCACTATAACCGCTTCAAATCGGCAACAGTATCGGCGGGTCTGGCTCCCGGTAAGACCGTTGGCGACGGCGTTGCGGCCATGCAGGCCATTGCCGCCCGGACGCTTGACAACACCTTCCAGACGGCTCTCTCTGGCCCATCGCGTGATTACGCTGAAAGTTCATCGAACACACTTTTCGCCTTTGGTCTGGCGCTCGTGCTGATCTATCTGGTACTGGCCGCTCAGTTCGACTCGTTCATCGATCCGTTTATTATCATGATGACCGTGCCACTGGCGCTGGCGGGTGCTGTGTTCTCACTCTGGATGTTTAACCAGACACTGAATATTTTCAGTCAGATCGGGATTATTATGCTGGTAGGTCTGGTAACGAAAAATGGGATTTTGATTGTCGAATTTGCCAACGAGCAACGATTGGCGGGTAAAAACAAGATCGATGCGGCCCTTGAATCGGCAGCTCTGCGCCTTCGCCCTATTCTGATGACTACGCTGGTAGCGGCTTTCGGTGCTTTACCCCTGGCAATGGCCTTAGGTTCGGCTTCGAAAAGCCGGGTTCCGCTCGGGATCGTTATTGTAGGCGGTCTGTTATTTTCGCTCATACTGACCCTGTATGTTGTGCCAGTTATTTACACCTACATGACCCGCCGGAAAGATGTGCCGCAGACCGATCAGGAGAACACCAAGAAACTGAACGGGCGGCCCACTGGCGATACCACCAAGCCAGAAGAAGTACAGGTACAGTTGTAA